A genomic stretch from Candidatus Amarolinea dominans includes:
- a CDS encoding carbohydrate ABC transporter permease, with protein sequence MATKTTSAKRARLGSDILVNGSLALLVLLWTIPTIGLLVSSFRTRFDIQTSGWWSILPHQEWMQTEEFKPDDSLDREAVMTIRDAQGTFEQFRAGVNAPDGKTRLIWIGNKRLGVIQVQEQHWTSNTDFTVENYGQVLAGKQFEIRQPDGSIQVEQGDNFVGAFLNSLTVTIPATLIPILIAAFAAYGFAWMAFPGRKAFFIMVVALLVVPLQIALVPILRDYVSLKLNGEFLGVWLAHTGFGLPLAVYLLYNYISSLPKDILESAFIDGASHFTIFVNLILPLSVPALASFAIFQFLWVWNDYLIALIFIGAKPDVQVLTMRIAEMVGSRGNDWHLLTAGAFISMLLPLAVFFSLQRFFVRGLLAGSVKG encoded by the coding sequence ATGGCCACCAAAACCACAAGCGCCAAGCGCGCCAGGCTCGGTTCGGACATCCTGGTCAACGGCAGCCTGGCCCTCCTCGTGCTGCTCTGGACCATTCCAACCATCGGCCTGCTCGTCTCATCGTTCCGAACGCGCTTCGACATTCAGACCTCCGGCTGGTGGAGTATCCTGCCGCACCAGGAATGGATGCAGACTGAGGAGTTCAAGCCCGACGACAGCCTCGACCGCGAGGCTGTGATGACCATTCGCGACGCGCAGGGCACCTTCGAGCAATTCCGCGCCGGTGTGAATGCGCCGGACGGCAAGACCCGCCTGATCTGGATCGGCAACAAACGCCTGGGTGTCATCCAGGTGCAGGAACAGCACTGGACCAGCAACACCGACTTCACCGTGGAAAATTACGGCCAGGTGCTCGCCGGCAAGCAGTTCGAAATCCGCCAGCCAGACGGCAGCATACAGGTGGAGCAGGGCGACAACTTCGTCGGCGCGTTCCTCAACAGCCTGACGGTGACCATCCCCGCGACGCTGATTCCGATCTTGATTGCGGCCTTCGCGGCCTACGGCTTCGCCTGGATGGCTTTTCCTGGCCGCAAGGCATTCTTCATCATGGTGGTGGCCCTGCTGGTTGTGCCCCTGCAGATCGCATTGGTGCCGATCTTGCGCGACTATGTCAGCTTGAAACTCAACGGCGAATTTCTGGGCGTGTGGCTGGCACACACCGGCTTCGGCCTGCCGCTGGCCGTCTACCTGCTCTACAATTACATCAGTTCACTGCCCAAGGACATCCTGGAATCGGCATTCATTGACGGCGCCTCGCACTTCACCATTTTCGTGAACCTGATCCTTCCGCTCTCGGTGCCGGCGCTGGCGTCCTTCGCCATCTTCCAGTTCCTCTGGGTCTGGAACGACTACCTGATCGCGCTGATCTTCATCGGCGCCAAACCAGACGTGCAAGTGCTGACCATGCGCATCGCCGAAATGGTTGGCTCGCGTGGCAACGACTGGCACCTGCTCACCGCTGGCGCCTTCATTTCCATGCTTCTGCCGCTGGCCGTTTTCTTCAGCCTGCAGCGCTTCTTCGTGCGTGGCCTCCTGGCCGGCTCGGTGAAGGGCTAA
- a CDS encoding sugar ABC transporter permease, translated as MQQLTTRAQPKSSLERLITLVVQALISLFVPVLTFLVLYAGFRFLRESDAPKGIIALVAIIWGVGGVALLYLVSNWFIERMGDIWRARLQPFVFVGPAVAILAWYLALPTVRTFWVSLFDRNGTAFVGLSNYLAVFTNRDMFTAFRNNLMWIIIGATFCVVFGLLIAALADRSRFENFAKAMIFLPMAISMVGAGVIWNMIYDVNPNIGLLNAIVGGLTGAKPVAWTAAANLQPWNNLFLILIVIWLQTGYAMVLFSAALKGIPGEIMEAARVDGATEIQVFLRIMIPYIMGTIISVGTTVVIFTLKIFDVVQVMTGGQFSTQVIATEFYRQSFTAQNAGYGSAIAIVLLIAVIPVMIYNLRQFSQREVF; from the coding sequence ATGCAGCAACTGACAACACGGGCACAGCCCAAGAGCTCCCTGGAACGGCTCATCACTCTCGTCGTGCAGGCACTGATTTCGCTCTTTGTCCCGGTGCTCACTTTTCTCGTCCTCTACGCGGGCTTTCGCTTCTTGCGTGAGAGTGACGCGCCCAAGGGGATCATCGCCCTGGTGGCCATCATCTGGGGAGTGGGTGGCGTCGCGCTCTTGTACCTGGTCTCCAACTGGTTCATCGAGCGCATGGGCGACATCTGGCGCGCGCGCCTGCAGCCATTTGTCTTCGTAGGCCCGGCCGTGGCCATCCTGGCCTGGTACCTGGCCTTACCGACCGTCCGCACGTTTTGGGTCAGCCTGTTCGACCGCAACGGCACGGCCTTCGTCGGCCTGTCGAACTACCTGGCGGTGTTCACCAACCGGGACATGTTCACCGCGTTTCGTAACAACCTCATGTGGATCATCATTGGCGCCACCTTCTGCGTGGTGTTCGGCCTGCTGATCGCCGCCCTGGCGGACCGCAGCCGTTTCGAGAACTTCGCCAAGGCGATGATCTTCCTGCCCATGGCCATCTCGATGGTCGGCGCCGGCGTCATCTGGAACATGATCTACGACGTCAACCCGAACATCGGCCTGCTCAACGCCATCGTGGGCGGCCTGACCGGCGCCAAACCGGTGGCCTGGACCGCGGCGGCCAATCTGCAGCCCTGGAACAACCTGTTCCTGATCCTCATCGTGATCTGGTTGCAGACCGGCTACGCCATGGTGCTTTTCTCCGCGGCCCTCAAGGGCATCCCGGGCGAGATCATGGAGGCCGCACGTGTTGACGGCGCCACCGAGATCCAGGTCTTCTTGCGGATCATGATCCCCTACATCATGGGGACCATCATCTCGGTGGGAACTACCGTCGTTATCTTCACCCTGAAGATCTTCGACGTGGTGCAAGTGATGACCGGCGGCCAGTTCAGCACCCAAGTCATCGCGACCGAGTTTTATCGCCAGAGCTTCACCGCGCAGAACGCTGGTTACGGCTCGGCCATCGCCATCGTGTTGTTGATCGCCGTCATACCGGTCATGATCTACAATTTGCGCCAATTCAGCCAACGGGAGGTGTTCTGA
- a CDS encoding carbohydrate ABC transporter substrate-binding protein has product MRRLNLLTLLVIVTLVLGACSQAATPTAAPEATKAPEATKAPEATKAPPTDASVGGTEAGARAKGLTELADAYAGKYKGTKVTMTGPFTDEDAVKFNNTIKAFEGATGIDIQYEGSKEFEASIAVRVQAGDVPDVVDFPQPGLLGTFVKQGKVVPVSAAISAGWLKENYLQSWLDMATMTGADGKADMYGVWHRFSGKSQVWYPKKAWDAAGYKIPTTWDELLALTEQIAKDGDPAWCVGIESGAATGWPATDWTEEMMLRTTSLENYDKWVKGELKFASPEVKKAVETFANVWNNDKYVYGGKASIVTTFFGDAPTPMFENPPKCWLHKQGNFITSFFPKEAKAGVDYDFFYMPPVDAQYGKPYLVAGDIMAMFHDRPEVRAVMQFFSTGESVKGWLASAGALSMHNDSQLDWYGDPVERKIAETVKGATSVRFDASDLMPGEVGSGSEWKGFTDYFSGAKDLDTVLQTIDAAWPK; this is encoded by the coding sequence ATGCGACGTTTGAATTTGCTCACGCTGTTGGTCATCGTGACCCTGGTGCTGGGCGCCTGCAGTCAGGCTGCGACGCCAACCGCGGCCCCAGAAGCTACGAAGGCTCCGGAAGCCACGAAGGCTCCAGAAGCCACCAAGGCCCCGCCTACTGACGCGTCCGTGGGCGGCACTGAAGCCGGCGCCCGCGCCAAGGGTCTGACCGAACTGGCCGATGCCTATGCCGGCAAGTACAAGGGCACCAAGGTCACCATGACCGGCCCATTCACCGATGAAGATGCCGTGAAGTTCAACAACACGATCAAGGCGTTCGAGGGAGCCACCGGCATTGACATCCAGTACGAAGGCTCGAAGGAATTCGAGGCGTCCATCGCGGTGCGCGTGCAGGCCGGCGATGTGCCTGATGTGGTTGACTTCCCGCAGCCGGGCTTGCTGGGCACCTTCGTCAAGCAGGGCAAGGTTGTCCCGGTTTCTGCGGCCATCTCCGCGGGCTGGCTGAAGGAAAACTACCTGCAGTCGTGGCTGGACATGGCGACCATGACCGGTGCGGACGGCAAGGCCGACATGTACGGTGTCTGGCACCGCTTCAGCGGCAAATCGCAGGTCTGGTACCCCAAGAAGGCGTGGGACGCGGCTGGCTACAAGATTCCGACCACCTGGGATGAGCTGCTGGCGCTGACCGAACAAATCGCCAAGGACGGCGACCCGGCGTGGTGCGTGGGCATCGAGTCCGGCGCCGCCACCGGCTGGCCGGCCACCGACTGGACCGAGGAGATGATGCTGCGCACCACCTCCCTGGAGAACTACGACAAGTGGGTGAAGGGTGAACTGAAGTTCGCGTCACCTGAGGTCAAGAAGGCCGTCGAGACCTTCGCCAATGTCTGGAACAACGACAAGTACGTCTACGGCGGCAAGGCCAGCATCGTGACGACCTTCTTCGGCGATGCCCCGACTCCCATGTTCGAGAACCCGCCCAAGTGCTGGCTGCACAAGCAGGGTAACTTCATCACTTCCTTCTTCCCCAAGGAGGCCAAGGCTGGCGTGGATTACGACTTCTTCTACATGCCGCCGGTAGATGCCCAGTACGGCAAGCCCTACCTGGTAGCTGGCGACATCATGGCCATGTTCCACGACCGGCCTGAGGTGCGAGCCGTCATGCAGTTCTTCTCGACGGGTGAGAGCGTCAAGGGCTGGCTGGCCTCCGCAGGCGCGCTGTCCATGCACAACGACTCGCAGCTCGACTGGTACGGCGACCCCGTCGAACGCAAGATCGCCGAAACCGTCAAGGGAGCGACCTCTGTGCGCTTCGACGCTTCCGACCTGATGCCCGGCGAAGTTGGCTCCGGCTCCGAGTGGAAGGGCTTCACCGACTACTTCTCCGGCGCCAAGGACCTGGACACCGTCCTCCAGACCATCGACGCGGCCTGGCCGAAGTAA
- a CDS encoding LacI family DNA-binding transcriptional regulator: MAGVTIYDVAHQAGVSIASVSRVLNSPESVNHATRARVLTAIDALGYMPKAEAVARARKSTQRIGVLAPFFTYPSFVQRLRGVAATLSTAAYELVIYNVDSSAHRDAYLASLPLTRRLDGIIVMALPFAESVAERLMQRLAVNEMDVVLIEWSHAMFSSIVIDDAAGGRLAAEHLLTLGRRRLGFVGDSDLPDYAIHTSDRRLAGFREALTQAGQELPADYVALGPHGLETSYRQAQRLFDLPSPPDAIFAASDTQALGALKAARDRGLRVPHDVAIIGFDDLDLADYIGLTTVRQPLEQSGRIAAELLLARLDDPTRPNQKITLPLTLVKRETA; the protein is encoded by the coding sequence GTGGCAGGTGTCACCATCTACGATGTCGCCCATCAGGCCGGCGTGAGCATTGCGTCCGTGTCACGTGTGCTCAACTCGCCTGAGTCGGTCAACCATGCGACGCGAGCGCGTGTGCTCACGGCCATTGATGCGTTGGGTTATATGCCCAAGGCCGAAGCCGTCGCGCGTGCGCGCAAGAGCACGCAGCGTATTGGCGTCCTGGCTCCCTTCTTCACCTATCCTTCGTTTGTGCAGCGTCTGCGCGGGGTGGCCGCCACCCTCTCGACGGCCGCGTACGAGCTGGTTATCTACAACGTGGACTCCTCCGCGCACCGCGACGCCTACCTCGCCAGCCTGCCTCTCACCCGTCGCCTGGATGGCATCATCGTCATGGCCCTGCCGTTTGCGGAAAGCGTGGCGGAGCGTTTGATGCAGCGCCTGGCCGTCAATGAGATGGATGTCGTCTTGATCGAGTGGTCACACGCCATGTTCAGCAGCATCGTGATTGATGATGCGGCCGGGGGGCGGCTGGCGGCCGAGCACCTGCTGACCCTGGGGCGCCGGCGCTTGGGTTTCGTGGGCGATTCAGATCTGCCCGATTACGCGATCCACACCAGTGACCGCCGCCTGGCCGGCTTTCGCGAGGCCCTGACGCAGGCAGGCCAGGAACTACCGGCCGACTATGTGGCGCTGGGGCCGCACGGCCTGGAGACCTCCTATCGCCAGGCGCAGCGCCTGTTTGACCTGCCGTCGCCGCCCGATGCCATTTTTGCGGCCAGTGACACACAAGCGCTGGGCGCCCTCAAGGCTGCGCGTGATCGAGGTCTGCGCGTGCCGCATGATGTCGCCATTATCGGTTTTGACGACCTTGACCTGGCCGATTACATCGGTTTGACCACGGTGCGCCAGCCTCTGGAGCAATCCGGTCGCATTGCGGCCGAGCTGCTCCTGGCGCGTTTGGATGACCCCACGCGACCCAACCAGAAAATCACCTTACCCCTCACGCTGGTGAAGCGTGAGACAGCCTGA
- a CDS encoding carbonic anhydrase family protein: MLALALMLMIGGVALASEGTHWSYGGESGPDHWGDLSPDYAACATGVEQSPVDIPADAALNAGDISFSYQPSAVNIMNNGHTVQVNYDPGSAITLNGVRYDLVQFHFHAHSEHALAGELEPMEAHLVHKNAKGGLAVVGVLLKAGSENPAYAAVLNNLPAEEGEPHAVSGASVDANQLLPTTRTYWRYNGSLTTPPCSEGVQWLVLNTPVELSDAQIAEYTAIYNANARPLQAFNARAFVLTLTLPVTGDVSMTFDAVLLVAGALLMLSGLMILRRSRGLAVS, translated from the coding sequence ATGTTAGCGTTGGCTCTCATGTTAATGATTGGCGGGGTTGCACTTGCCAGCGAAGGGACGCATTGGTCTTATGGCGGTGAAAGTGGCCCCGATCACTGGGGTGATCTCAGCCCGGATTACGCCGCGTGCGCCACGGGCGTGGAACAATCGCCGGTTGACATTCCGGCTGACGCTGCGCTGAACGCAGGCGATATCAGCTTTAGCTATCAGCCGAGCGCGGTCAACATCATGAACAACGGCCACACGGTCCAAGTGAACTATGACCCAGGCAGTGCAATCACCTTGAACGGTGTGCGCTACGACTTGGTGCAGTTCCACTTTCACGCCCACAGCGAACATGCCCTGGCAGGTGAGCTTGAACCGATGGAAGCGCACCTGGTCCACAAGAACGCCAAAGGTGGCCTGGCCGTGGTCGGGGTTCTGCTCAAGGCGGGCAGTGAAAACCCGGCGTATGCCGCGGTGCTGAACAATCTGCCGGCCGAGGAAGGCGAACCGCATGCAGTCAGCGGCGCATCGGTGGATGCCAATCAACTGCTGCCCACCACGCGCACCTACTGGCGCTACAACGGCTCGCTGACAACGCCGCCATGCAGTGAAGGCGTACAATGGCTGGTGCTGAACACACCGGTAGAGCTGTCGGACGCGCAAATCGCCGAGTACACGGCCATCTACAACGCGAACGCGCGGCCGCTGCAGGCGTTCAACGCGCGCGCCTTTGTTTTGACGCTCACCCTGCCCGTCACCGGTGATGTGAGCATGACGTTCGACGCCGTCCTGCTGGTGGCCGGCGCGCTGTTGATGCTCAGCGGACTGATGATCCTGCGACGCAGCCGCGGGCTGGCGGTCAGCTAA
- the pgmB gene encoding beta-phosphoglucomutase gives MTLQALIFDLDGVLTDTAELHYRTWQRLAEEEGFAFNRSLGDQLRGVSRRASLEAILAGRVLSEAQMTALQARKNDHFLTMLNHMTPADLLPGVLPLLDDARASGLRTAVASASQNAHAVLDRLGIRPRFDVICDGHSVLHSKPAPDLFLLAATRLNVPPSACVVFEDAAAGIVGARAAGMMVVGVGPPSRVAAANLVVSSLANVRLADLQRLVADRQPPAAEEMYA, from the coding sequence ATGACCCTGCAAGCTCTGATTTTCGACCTGGACGGCGTGCTGACCGACACGGCCGAATTGCACTACCGCACCTGGCAGCGCCTGGCTGAAGAAGAGGGTTTTGCCTTCAACCGGTCCCTGGGCGATCAACTGCGCGGCGTCTCGCGGCGCGCATCCCTGGAGGCGATCCTGGCCGGGCGCGTCCTGTCAGAGGCGCAGATGACCGCACTCCAGGCCCGCAAGAATGACCACTTCCTCACCATGCTCAACCACATGACACCAGCCGATCTGCTGCCCGGCGTCCTACCGTTGCTGGACGACGCCCGCGCCAGCGGCCTGCGCACCGCGGTCGCCTCGGCCAGTCAAAACGCCCATGCGGTCCTCGATCGCCTGGGCATTCGGCCGCGCTTCGATGTGATTTGTGACGGGCACAGCGTGCTGCACTCGAAGCCAGCGCCCGACCTTTTCCTGTTGGCGGCGACACGGCTGAACGTGCCGCCGTCGGCCTGCGTGGTCTTCGAAGATGCTGCGGCCGGAATTGTGGGCGCACGGGCTGCCGGCATGATGGTGGTCGGCGTCGGGCCGCCCAGCCGCGTGGCTGCGGCCAACCTGGTTGTCTCCAGCCTGGCAAACGTGCGCCTGGCCGATCTCCAACGGTTGGTCGCCGACCGGCAACCGCCCGCGGCGGAAGAAATGTATGCCTGA
- a CDS encoding NUDIX domain-containing protein codes for MPDRRYTVVPRTLCFILQGDDVLLLRGAPNKRLWANRLNGVGGHVEAGESIQAAALREIHEETGLTVSHLRLRGILNQPPSPTLGTGDANTGVLLCIFTAEAQGGTLTPSVEGTLAWYPRRIFMDDSLSEHLPELMDDLRLLLPRVLAADDPFCS; via the coding sequence ATGCCTGACCGCCGCTACACCGTTGTGCCCCGCACGCTCTGTTTCATTCTTCAGGGCGATGACGTGCTTCTGCTGCGGGGCGCGCCCAATAAACGCCTGTGGGCCAACCGCCTCAACGGTGTGGGCGGCCATGTCGAGGCCGGCGAAAGCATCCAGGCCGCGGCCCTGCGCGAAATACACGAAGAAACCGGGCTGACCGTCAGCCACCTGCGCCTGCGCGGCATCCTCAACCAGCCGCCCAGCCCAACCCTGGGCACTGGCGATGCCAACACCGGCGTGCTGCTTTGCATCTTCACCGCCGAAGCGCAGGGAGGTACGCTGACTCCATCAGTCGAGGGCACTCTCGCCTGGTACCCGCGCCGTATCTTCATGGACGATTCGTTGTCCGAGCATTTGCCCGAGCTCATGGACGACCTGCGACTCCTCCTGCCACGCGTCCTTGCGGCCGACGACCCTTTCTGTTCCTAA
- a CDS encoding DegV family protein, whose product MSFAIVKDSTACMPRDLLRHFQITIVPLTVTYDGVTYRDGLDIAPEKFYQRLSHVSQLPVTSPPSLESLIATYEALAETHDGILSVHLSADYSRTVDIARQAAAAVDIPVEVIDSRSVSMGTGFVVLAAAHARAAGATLVEAAETARALAPRLHVRLVVDNLRYLYLGGRIGAADRWLGAALALKPILAIEDGRTTIASTARGHRAALDALLLDLQTAAAGQKPLHVAVAHAAATRDALWLYDQIADQFDVAELHFSELSPVVGSHVGPGTVGIVYYVEA is encoded by the coding sequence ATGTCATTTGCCATTGTCAAAGATAGCACCGCTTGTATGCCGCGTGATCTGTTGCGCCATTTTCAGATCACGATCGTGCCCCTCACCGTGACCTATGATGGCGTCACCTACCGAGATGGTCTGGACATCGCACCCGAAAAGTTCTACCAGCGCCTCTCGCACGTTTCCCAGTTGCCGGTGACATCACCGCCGTCATTGGAATCGCTCATTGCCACCTACGAGGCGTTGGCGGAGACCCATGACGGTATCCTATCTGTGCATTTGTCCGCCGATTACAGCCGCACGGTGGATATTGCGCGTCAGGCGGCCGCGGCCGTTGATATCCCCGTCGAGGTGATTGATTCGCGCTCGGTCTCCATGGGCACCGGCTTCGTCGTGCTGGCCGCGGCGCATGCACGCGCCGCAGGCGCCACGTTGGTGGAGGCCGCCGAGACGGCTCGCGCCCTGGCGCCCCGGCTGCATGTGCGCCTGGTCGTGGACAACCTGCGCTATCTGTATCTCGGTGGGCGCATCGGCGCGGCCGACCGCTGGCTGGGCGCCGCCCTGGCGCTCAAGCCCATCCTGGCTATCGAAGATGGACGCACCACCATCGCCAGCACCGCCCGCGGTCACCGCGCCGCGCTCGACGCGCTGCTGCTCGATCTGCAAACGGCCGCGGCCGGCCAGAAACCGCTGCACGTGGCCGTGGCCCACGCAGCCGCCACCCGCGACGCGCTCTGGCTCTACGACCAGATCGCAGATCAGTTCGACGTGGCAGAACTGCACTTCAGCGAACTCAGCCCGGTCGTTGGCTCGCACGTAGGGCCGGGCACCGTGGGCATCGTCTACTACGTCGAGGCGTAG
- a CDS encoding AAA family ATPase, translating into MKMLLQLDVKRFRSLYDITWTPGDINVIIGPNGSGKSNLLKVFELLAVSARGGLGKYVQREGGMEPLVWDGQEPQISFQVKTAPVGAAMPELESERYRLTYQLELLRLGLSSAYRIEHELLGNFYRVQTGEKEQPMKFLERTPRNAVVFDEREKRVDAPEEAVPEEETLLSMASGPFAANRTISHFQNELASWRVYQDFQVHREAPVRQPTLARSETSVAPDGANLISVLHTLYTGSRDFKHDINAAMRVAFGDDFDELIFPPAADQRIQLRVRWKSLRREQTAADLSDGTLRFLFLLAVLVNPNPPGLIAIDEPETGLHPSMLPIIAEYASDAALKSQVILTTHSAEFLDAFGDTPPTTTVAQWQEGRTHLRILSDEALDYWLKRYTLGRMYRSGELEALA; encoded by the coding sequence ATGAAGATGCTGTTACAGCTAGATGTAAAGCGGTTTCGCTCACTTTACGATATCACGTGGACGCCTGGCGACATCAATGTGATCATCGGGCCAAACGGCAGCGGCAAGTCCAATCTGCTCAAGGTGTTCGAATTGCTTGCCGTCTCTGCGCGGGGTGGCCTGGGGAAATATGTTCAACGCGAAGGGGGGATGGAGCCGTTGGTCTGGGACGGCCAGGAACCACAGATTTCGTTTCAGGTCAAGACCGCTCCGGTCGGCGCGGCGATGCCAGAACTCGAGTCGGAACGCTACAGGTTGACCTATCAGCTAGAACTGCTACGCCTCGGTCTTTCCAGCGCGTATCGCATCGAACATGAGCTTCTGGGCAACTTCTATCGCGTACAAACCGGCGAAAAGGAGCAACCGATGAAGTTCCTGGAGCGCACGCCGCGCAACGCGGTCGTGTTTGACGAACGGGAGAAAAGGGTGGACGCGCCCGAAGAAGCCGTGCCCGAGGAGGAAACGCTGCTCTCGATGGCTTCGGGGCCATTCGCTGCAAACCGTACCATCTCTCACTTCCAGAATGAGCTGGCGAGCTGGCGTGTCTATCAGGATTTTCAGGTGCATCGCGAGGCGCCTGTGCGCCAACCAACGCTTGCCCGTTCGGAGACCTCCGTGGCGCCCGATGGCGCCAACCTGATCTCGGTCCTTCATACGTTGTACACCGGCAGTCGGGACTTCAAACACGACATCAACGCCGCCATGAGGGTTGCCTTTGGGGATGACTTCGACGAGTTGATCTTCCCGCCGGCCGCCGATCAGCGAATTCAGTTGCGCGTGCGTTGGAAGAGCCTGCGGCGCGAGCAAACGGCTGCCGATCTCTCGGATGGGACGTTGCGCTTCCTGTTCCTTCTCGCGGTCCTGGTCAATCCGAACCCGCCTGGGTTGATTGCCATTGACGAGCCAGAGACAGGCCTCCACCCTTCGATGTTGCCGATCATCGCCGAGTACGCCAGCGACGCCGCCCTCAAGTCGCAGGTCATCCTGACAACGCATTCAGCCGAGTTTCTGGATGCCTTTGGCGATACCCCACCGACCACCACCGTCGCACAGTGGCAGGAAGGGCGCACCCATCTACGAATCCTCTCAGATGAAGCGCTCGATTATTGGCTCAAGAGGTATACACTGGGCCGGATGTATCGAAGCGGCGAGTTGGAGGCGTTGGCATGA
- a CDS encoding DUF4276 family protein, which translates to MKFVLLVEGYTEQKAIPAFLKRWLDVRLNQRVGVQIVRFDGWPELISDLPDRAQMYLESPKAAEIIAVIALLDLYGPSIYPNHLESADQRLLWATKELESRVGRERFKVFFAVHEVEAWLLSNSELFPTVIRKALPAKITYPETVNFDEPPGKLLDRLYKDRLRRKYKKLTDGKDLFDQLDPQTVYNKCPYFRQMMDTMLQLAKDAGQ; encoded by the coding sequence ATGAAATTCGTGCTGCTCGTGGAGGGTTACACCGAACAAAAAGCCATCCCTGCCTTCCTGAAACGTTGGCTGGACGTTCGTCTCAACCAGCGGGTAGGGGTCCAAATTGTGCGCTTCGATGGTTGGCCTGAATTGATTAGCGATCTGCCGGACCGGGCGCAGATGTACCTGGAAAGCCCGAAGGCCGCCGAGATCATCGCAGTGATAGCCCTTCTAGACCTCTATGGGCCTTCGATCTACCCAAATCATCTGGAGTCTGCCGATCAACGTCTGCTCTGGGCAACCAAAGAGCTTGAAAGCAGGGTCGGCCGTGAGCGCTTCAAGGTATTCTTTGCGGTGCATGAAGTAGAGGCCTGGCTTCTAAGTAACTCTGAACTGTTTCCCACGGTCATCAGAAAGGCTCTACCGGCCAAGATCACGTACCCTGAGACCGTAAATTTCGATGAACCGCCTGGAAAACTACTTGATCGGCTCTACAAAGACAGATTGCGGCGAAAATACAAGAAGCTAACCGACGGGAAGGATCTGTTCGATCAGCTGGACCCACAAACTGTCTACAACAAGTGCCCGTACTTCAGACAGATGATGGACACCATGCTGCAATTGGCAAAAGACGCGGGCCAGTGA